In Arachis hypogaea cultivar Tifrunner chromosome 17, arahy.Tifrunner.gnm2.J5K5, whole genome shotgun sequence, a single window of DNA contains:
- the LOC112765301 gene encoding WEB family protein At5g55860, protein MVAKIRQSAISSPKPTKPEVGEIDTSPPIQSVKDAVSLFGEGAFSGEKPSIKKAKPYSAERVLAKETQLHLAEKELNKLKDQLKNAETTKVQALAELQRHKKAVEDLSQKLNVLNESRELSTKATEASNCQAKQLKEEKCGDPVGSNGAWKEDLETAVKRYASVITELDVAKQELRNIRQEYNTSLEARVSAFKQAVEAEDAMKANTERASELSKEILAVQESIERMRLTAPLAHQPQESILTDKEVLRQSYRAAFEESRRKLLALKKEFSPDQTENLEMQLNETTNKIGALQKEIENKKTSDLDSLKSVTSGLDNAKESLQKVAEEESSLRSLVEALKVELEYVRREHAELKKKESETESIVGNLHVKLRKSKSELEAYLAEESKVRGASEEMILTLNRLSSETENAKQEAEDMKNMEAELKMEAEVTKLALEDAEIKLKVALEEAEAARASEASSIDQIRVLSERTNAARASTSEHGAKITISKEEYESLSRKVEESDRLADMKVAAAKAQVEAIRVSENEALKRLEATQKEIDDIKTATLETLKSAEMAEAAKKAVETELKRWREREQKKAEEAAARILAETQMSPRVSPQHYRIQQHNPTPKKVEVQKLEKGKVSVSKKVLLPNISGIFHRKKNQVDGGSPSYLPGEEPL, encoded by the exons ATGGTGGCAAAAATAAGGCAAAGTGCTATCAGCTCTCCTAAACCAACAAAACCAGAGGTTGGAGAGATTGATACTAGTCCACCTATTCAGTCAGTTAAAGATGCCGTTTCTCTATTTGGTGAAGGTGCTTTCTCCGGCGAGAAACCTTCCATTAAGAAGGCTAAACCTTATTCTGCTGAG AGAGTTTTGGCAAAAGAAACACAACTTCACTTAGCTGAGAAAGAGCTGAACAAATTGAAGGATCAACTAAAGAATGCAGAAACTACTAAGGTTCAAGCCCTAGCGGAGCTTCAAAGGCATAAAAAAGCAGTTGAGGATCTTTCACAAAAGCTAAATGTTCTCAACGAGTCAAGAGAATTATCAACTAAAGCAACAGAAGCTTCAAATTGTCAAGCCAAACAGCTTAAAGAAGAAAAATGTGGTGATCCTGTTGGAAGCAATGGTGCTTGGAAAGAAGACTTGGAAACCGCAGTTAAAAGATATGCATCTGTTATTACAGAACTCGATGTTGCAAAGCAAGAACTGAGGAATATTCGTCAGGAGTATAATACTTCCTTGGAAGCAAGAGTTTCGGCTTTCAAGCAAGCAGTAGAAGCTGAAGATGCAATGAAGGCAAACACTGAAAGAGCATCTGAGCTATCAAAAGAAATTTTAGCCGTGCAGGAATCAATTGAACGAATGAGGCTTACAGCTCCATTGGCACATCAACCACAAGAAAGCATATTAACTGATAAAGAAGTTCTACGACAATCATATAGAGCAGCCTTTGAAGAATCACGAAGGAAATTGCTTGCTTTAAAGAAGGAATTCAGTCCGGACCAAACAGAAAATCTTGAAATGCAGCTGAATGAGACAACAAATAAAATTGGGGCTCTGCAAaaggaaatagaaaataaaaagacaTCAGACTTGGATTCTCTGAAAAGCGTCACTTCGGGGCTTGATAATGCTAAAGAATCCCTGCAGAAAGTAGCAGAAGAGGAAAGCTCCCTAAGAAGTTTGGTTGAGGCTCTTAAGGTTGAACTGGAGTACGTGAGAAGAGAACATGCtgaattgaagaagaaagaatctGAAACTGAATCTATTGTTGGAAATCTGCATGTCAAGCTTCGGAAAAGTAAGTCTGAGCTTGAAGCATACTTGGCAGAAGAATCTAAAGTCAGAGGTGCATCTGAGGAAATGATCTTGACATTGAACCGGTTGTCATCCGAAACTGAGAATGCAAAGCAGGAAGCTGAAGATATGAAGAACATGGAAGCTGAACTGAAGATGGAAGCTGAAGTAACTAAGCTTGCCTTAGAAGATGCAGAAATAAAGCTTAAAGTAGCATTAGAAGAAGCCGAAGCAGCGAGAGCATCAGAGGCAAGCAGTATTGATCAGATTAGGGTCTTATCTGAGAGGACTAATGCTGCTCGTGCATCAACCTCCGAGCATGGTGCTAAAATTACAATCTCAAAGGAGGAATATGAGTCCTTATCTCGAAAGGTTGAGGAATCAGATAGATTAGCTGACATGAAAGTGGCTGCTGCCAAGGCACAGGTTGAAGCTATCAGGGTGAGTGAAAATGAGGCTCTCAAAAGATTAGAGGCAACACAGAAGGAGATTGATGATATAAAGACTGCAACACTAGAGACCTTGAAAAGCGCTGAGATGGCCGAAGCAGCAAAGAAGGCAGTGGAAACTGAGCTAAAAAGGTGGCGTGAGCGGGAGCAGAAGAAAGCAGAAGAGGCTGCAGCTCGAATATTGGCCGAAACACAGATGTCACCAAGAGTGTCTCCTCAGCACTACAGGATTCAACAGCACAATCCAACTCCAAAAAAGGTTGAAGTgcaaaagcttgaaaagggaAAGGTTTCAGTTTCAAAGAAAGTTCTGTTGCCCAACATTAGTGGCATTTTCCATCGGAAAAAGAACCAGGTTGATGGAGGATCTCCCTCTTACCTTCCAGGAGAGGAACCTCTTTGA
- the LOC112764548 gene encoding uncharacterized protein: MMSSSNRDREEAPLTFTIPSSSSNSSPITVSDQLDSYLADPRSASGSFQNEGLLGGGGGGGDPAAEAEFGFTRPDFRQSPLAGTVELYERHVFLCYKNPRVWPPRIEAAEFDRLPRLLYAAVMARKNHMKKETRLTICEGHDGTETSNGDVLIFPDMIRYRRLTHFDVETFVEEVLVKDGEWLPGTPEALKGSYVFVCSHGSRDRRCGVCGPVLVSRFREEIKLHGLQGKVFVSPCSHIGGDKYAGNVIIFNRSCAYGEVTGHWYGYVTPDDVPSLLQQHIVKGEIIDSLWRGQMGLSEDEQIKSQEQRFLLNGLGSFEEGNAMYRSHDNSVGCCQTNGVSCCQENGVSSSSQNHVLVEKRKNADVIETEAKLSADNKSGETVISRIKSGKGASRKFHSMTTWLESWEREDTYAALAVVCAAVSVGIAYNCYKQLT; this comes from the exons ATGATGTCCAGCAGCAATAGGGACAGAGAAGAAGCGCCACTTACATTCACGATCCCTTCATCTTCTTCCAATTCCTCACCAATCACCGTCTCCGACCAACTCGACAGCTACCTTGCAGACCCTAGGAGTGCTTCTGGAAGCTTCCAGAACGAGGGACTCCTCGGTGGCGGCGGTGGAGGAGGAGACCCTGCTGCCGAAGCCGAATTCGGCTTCACTCGCCCGGATTTTAGGCAGAGCCCTCTCGCCGGCACTGTCGAGCTTTATGAGCGCCACGTGTTCCTTTGCTACAAGAATCCTCGGGTTTGGCCACCGAGAATCGAGGCGGCAGAGTTTGATCGGTTGCCGAGGTTGCTCTATGCAGCTGTCATGGCTAGGAAGAACCACATGAAGAAGGAG ACTCGCTTAACGATATGTGAGGGTCATGATGGGACTGAAACATCAAATGGTGATGTATTGATCTTTCCTGACATGATCAGATATAG GAGACTAACACATTTTGATGTTGAAACGTTTGTCGAAGAAGTTCTTGTGAAAGATGGAGAATGGCTTCCTGGAACCCCGGAAGCATTGAAAGGTTCATATGTTTTTGTGTGTTCACACGGATCCCGTGATCGTAGATGTGGGGTTTGCGGACCTGTCTTGGTCAGTAGATTCAGGGAAGAGATAAAGTTACATGGTCTTCAGGGTAAAGTGTTTGTAAGCCCATGCTCACATATTGGGGGGGATAAGTATGCCGGAAATGTTATTATATTTAATAGGTCGTGTGCGTATGGAGAAGTCACCGGGCACTG GTATGGATATGTTACTCCAGATGATGTTCCTTCATTACTTCAACAGCATATTGTGAAAGGAGAGATTATAGACTCCTTATGGAG GGGTCAGATGGGTTTATCAGAAGATGAACAAATCAAGAGCCAAGAACAAAGGTTTCTGCTTAATGGTTTGGGAAGTTTCGAAGAAGGCAATGCAATGTACAGATCTCATGACAACTCTGTGGGATGCTGCCAAACAAATGGAGTGAGCTGCTGCCAAGAAAACGGAGTCTCTTCCTCTTCTCAGAATCATGTGTTAGTTGAGAAGAGAAAAAACGCCGATGTCATTGAGACAGAGGCAAAACTCTCGGCCGATAACAAGAGTGGTGAGACCGTGATTTCTCGCATCAAAAGCGGCAAAGGAGCGTCACGCAAGTTTCATTCCATGACAACATGGCTTGAGAGTTGGGAGCGAGAAGATACTTATGCCGCCCTTGCCGTTGTTTGTGCCGCCGTATCAGTTGGTATTGCCTATAACTGCTACAAACAGTTGACATAA
- the LOC112765698 gene encoding uncharacterized protein codes for MACLLYSYSCLSSPFKEKNGTMIDIFCSLVDLKHCVQTFNVFDFLKDILNKVPDLGGSGATGDDRSIPKKRKIAEDDDNDSDEEQKRNKMLEARNTSGRGRSRGRGRGRGRGHRTADHDYEMISHVKFEDESDVLKQNGKHTQQ; via the exons ATGGCTTGTCTTCTATATTCTTATTCCTGCCTCTCCTCTCCATTCAAAGAGAAGAATGGAACAATGATTGATATTTTCTGTAGTCTAGTTGATTT AAAGCATTGTGTCCAGACATTTAATGTGTTTGATTTTCTGAAAGATATTCTCAACAAGGTTCCTGATTTAGGTGGTTCTGGTGCGACGGGTGATGATCGTTCTATCCCTAAGAAGAG gAAAATTGCGGAAGATGATGATAATGACAGCGACGAGGAGCAAAAGAGAAATAAGATG CTAGAGGCCAGAAATACTAGTGGCAGAGGAAGGAGTAGGGGGAGAGGTAGAGGTCGTGGCCGAGGACATAGAACAGCAGATCATGATTATGAAATGATTTCACATGTCAAGTTTGAAGATGAATCTGATGTATTGAAGCAAAATGGCAAGCACACACAGCAGTGA
- the LOC112765696 gene encoding uncharacterized protein: MTVGLSDGSVSIVSFLESKLEIQEEWKAHDFELWTTAFDIHQPNLVYTGSDDCKFSCWDLRDGPSNLVFQNSKAHKMGICCIQKSSHDPNSLVTGSYDETLRVWDLRTISKPVNETSIGLGGGVWRVKHHPYIPNLVLAACMHNGFAIVFVKGNEVLETYKKHDSLAYGVDWQKGEANHRVERTKPIVATCSFYDKLVREGWKHE; encoded by the exons ATGACCGTGGGGCTTTCTGATGGCTCTGTATCCATTGTTTCTTTCCTTGAATCCAAGTTGGAAATACAAGAAGAATGGAAGGCACATGACTTTGAACTCTGGACAACCGCATTTGATATCCACCAACCAAATTTGGTATATACTGGCTCTGATGATTGTAAATTCAGTTGTTGGGATTTAAGGGATGGTCCTTCCAATCTGGTATTTCAGAATTCCAAAGCTCATAAAATGGGTATTTGTTGCATTCAAAAGAGTTCTCATGATCCAAATAGCTTAGTAACCGGTAGCTACGACGAAACCTTGAGGGTATGGGACTTGAGAACAATCTCAAAACCTGTTAATGAGACTTCAATTGGCTTAGGGGGAGGAGTTTGGAGGGTGAAGCACCATCCCTACATTCCAAACTTGGTCTTGGCTGCATGTATGCACAATGGTTTTGCAATTGTTTTCGTCAAGGGCAACGAAGTGTTGGAAACTTACAAGAAGCATGATTCCCTTGCATATGGAGTAGATTGGCAGAAAGGTGAAGCAAATCACAGAGTTGAGAGAACCAAACCAATTGTGGCTACTTGCTCATTCTATGACAAACTTGTTCGG GAAGGTTGGAAGCATGAGTGA
- the LOC112764549 gene encoding phosphatidylinositol/phosphatidylcholine transfer protein SFH9, protein MDAWNDEAMKQFQSLLETLDEQHKNTFQNMHQGYPRETLVRFLKARDGNVPKAHKMLIDCLQWRVENEIDNVLARPIPADSYRNVRDSQLIGMSGYTKEGLPVIAVGVGLSTYGKVSDKYYVQSHIQMNEYRDRVILPTATKNHGRYIGTCVKVLDMTGLRLSALNQMKLLTSISTIDDLNYPEKTDTYYIVNAPYVFSACWKVVKPLLQERTRKKVQVLQGCGREELLKVMDYASLPHFCKDSSKLTKHNATMNAENCYSLDHVFHKQLYNYMKQQAMIMESISQIKQDSFYVELPETDPDDARIVKTIEIEFRKVESKNGLNNSLNGVTVKGV, encoded by the exons ATGGATGCATGGaatgatgaagctatgaagcagtTTCAGTCCCTTCTGGAAACCT TGGATGAACAACACAAGAACACATTCCAG AATATGCACCAGGGTTATCCCAGAGAAACATTAGTACGTTTTCTCAAAGCAAGGGATGGGAATGTTCCCAAAGCACATAAAATG TTAATTGATTGCTTGCAATGGAGAGTGGAAAATGAGATTGACAATGTTTTAGCT AGGCCAATCCCGGCCGATTCGTACAGAAACGTGAGAGATTCGCAACTCATTGGAATGTCTGGTTACACAAAAGAG GGTCTACCAGTCATTGCTGTTGGTGTTGGTCTTAGCACATATGGCAAAGTTTCT GACAAATACTATGTACAATCTCACATCCAAATGAATGAATATAGGGATAGGGTGATCTTG CCAACAGCTACCAAGAATCATGGAAGATACATTGGTACCTGTGTGAAAGTCTTGGATATGACAGGCCTAAGACTATCAGCACTGAACCAAATGAAG CTTTTGACATCTATATCTACCATAGATGACTTGAATTATCCAGAAAAGACAGACACATACTATATTGTCAATGCTCCATATGTATTCTCTGCATGTTGGAAG GTTGTAAAGCCTCTTTtgcaagaaagaacaaggaagaaaGTTCAAGTGCTGCAAGGTTGTGGCAGGGAGGAATTACTTAAG GTAATGGACTATGCATCCCTTCCACATTTTTGCAAGGACTCATCAAAGTTAACCAAACACAATGCAACAATGAATGCTGAAAACTGCTACTCCCTTGATCATGTCTTCCATAAACAACTTTATAATTATATGAAGCAGCAAGCTATGATAATGGAGTCCATATCACAAATCAAACAGGATTCTTTCTATGTAGAATTGCCAGAGACAGACCCAGATGATGCCAGAATTGTCAAGACTATAGAAATTGAGTTCAGGAAAGTGGAAAGCAAGAATGGCCTAAATAATTCACTAAATGGTGTTACTGTTAAAGGTGTTTGA